A genomic segment from Marispirochaeta aestuarii encodes:
- a CDS encoding glycerophosphodiester phosphodiesterase, which translates to MKTRFFPEISRPLLFAHRGCSHRAPENTMPAFELAKKEGIPGIELDVQLSADGELAVFHDEKLERICGVPGSIGDFSMKELQAMEAGAWKGAQYTGSGIPSLRQVLEAFGGSIIFDIEIKYYRFRESLEIPRLLGGLLEETGTLYRAAVSSFDPRIVRTAKRVLPRVPAGLIYDRRSLPSWLPLTAACRYSRADFRKPAANMVGKSVRPGETVLCWTVDSPGEARRCIDAGATGIISNRPEDLFT; encoded by the coding sequence ATGAAGACAAGGTTCTTTCCCGAAATTTCCAGACCTCTTCTGTTTGCCCACCGGGGATGCTCCCACCGTGCACCGGAAAATACCATGCCTGCTTTTGAACTGGCGAAAAAAGAGGGTATTCCCGGCATCGAACTGGATGTGCAGCTCAGCGCCGACGGCGAACTGGCGGTGTTTCATGATGAAAAACTCGAACGGATCTGCGGTGTGCCGGGAAGCATCGGGGATTTCTCCATGAAGGAACTTCAGGCCATGGAAGCGGGGGCCTGGAAGGGAGCACAGTATACCGGCAGCGGCATACCTTCCCTGCGACAGGTCCTTGAAGCCTTCGGAGGATCTATCATTTTCGACATAGAGATCAAGTACTACCGCTTCCGTGAGTCCCTGGAAATTCCCCGCCTTCTGGGGGGACTGCTGGAAGAAACCGGAACCCTGTACAGGGCGGCAGTATCGAGCTTTGATCCGCGGATTGTCCGCACGGCAAAACGGGTGCTTCCCCGGGTCCCGGCGGGACTCATATACGACAGGAGATCCCTGCCCTCCTGGCTGCCTCTTACTGCGGCATGCCGTTACAGCAGAGCTGATTTCCGCAAACCCGCCGCGAACATGGTCGGAAAAAGCGTCCGTCCCGGGGAAACTGTCCTCTGCTGGACGGTGGATTCCCCCGGGGAAGCCAGACGCTGCATAGACGCCGGGGCGACGGGAATCATTTCCAACCGTCCTGAGGATCTTTTTACCTGA
- the mnmE gene encoding tRNA uridine-5-carboxymethylaminomethyl(34) synthesis GTPase MnmE, protein MFRSIEDFIPLREVRRKGYAVALMKSISYDTSEPIIALASAWGESAVAVLRASGHGCIPLLADCFSRSEALLKAPSHTMVHGVLIDPATGDAVDEVVCAVYRDGRGYTGEEAVEIFSHGSMPGIQLILETLRARGFRDARPGEFTLRAFLNGKIDLTRAEAVGEIISSRSRAAHAMALHRLEGSIFRRIDSFKEGLKKLLAVVEIQLDYPEDEVSAEDLIAEDDILQLKGELETLAATFSTGRLYQEGARVALSGRTNAGKSSLFNLFVREDRSIVSDIHGTTRDFVHEQLSIRGIPVTLYDTAGLRHGETGDTVEREGIRRSGLVTREADLVLYLVDGSTGVRTGELEGLDPGKTLLLWNKADIANGPAPEGFLSVSAVTGEGFALLEEEICRRLSGVKIGADEAVIDSLRQRDLLVRSAESLAQVLEGLDAGMPLDAVTVDLRDAMDALGEITGEVTSAEVLEDMFSRFCVGK, encoded by the coding sequence ATGTTCCGCAGTATAGAGGATTTTATCCCCTTGCGGGAAGTTCGCCGAAAAGGGTATGCTGTTGCACTTATGAAATCCATCTCCTACGATACCAGTGAACCCATAATCGCCCTGGCAAGTGCCTGGGGCGAAAGCGCTGTCGCGGTACTGCGGGCCTCAGGTCATGGCTGTATTCCCCTGCTGGCGGACTGTTTCTCCCGTTCCGAGGCTCTCCTGAAGGCTCCGAGCCATACCATGGTTCACGGTGTGCTGATCGATCCGGCCACGGGCGATGCAGTGGACGAGGTGGTGTGTGCCGTTTACCGGGACGGCCGGGGGTACACCGGAGAGGAAGCGGTGGAGATATTCTCCCATGGCAGCATGCCGGGAATCCAGCTCATCCTTGAGACCCTCCGTGCCCGGGGTTTCCGGGACGCCCGGCCGGGGGAGTTCACCCTCAGGGCCTTTCTCAACGGAAAGATTGATCTTACCCGGGCAGAGGCCGTGGGGGAGATTATCTCCTCCAGGAGCAGGGCTGCCCACGCCATGGCCCTCCACCGTCTCGAAGGCAGTATCTTTCGCAGGATCGACAGTTTCAAGGAGGGGCTGAAAAAACTTCTGGCTGTGGTGGAAATTCAGCTGGACTATCCGGAGGATGAGGTTTCCGCGGAAGATCTGATAGCCGAAGACGATATCCTTCAATTAAAGGGGGAGCTCGAAACCCTGGCAGCTACATTTTCCACCGGACGGCTCTACCAGGAGGGGGCCAGAGTGGCCCTGAGCGGGCGGACCAATGCGGGTAAATCCTCGCTTTTCAATTTGTTTGTGCGGGAAGATCGCTCCATTGTCTCGGATATTCATGGGACTACCCGGGATTTTGTGCATGAACAGCTGAGTATTCGCGGTATTCCCGTAACCCTCTATGATACAGCAGGCCTGCGGCACGGCGAAACAGGCGATACGGTGGAACGGGAAGGAATCCGCCGCAGCGGTCTCGTTACCCGGGAAGCGGACCTGGTTCTGTATCTGGTGGACGGGAGTACCGGGGTCCGGACAGGTGAACTTGAGGGGCTTGATCCGGGGAAGACTCTCCTCCTCTGGAATAAGGCCGATATTGCCAATGGCCCTGCTCCGGAAGGATTTCTTTCCGTCAGTGCGGTAACGGGAGAGGGATTCGCACTGCTTGAGGAGGAGATCTGCCGGAGACTATCCGGTGTAAAGATCGGAGCCGACGAGGCTGTCATCGATTCCCTCCGTCAGCGGGATCTTCTTGTCCGTTCAGCGGAATCCCTTGCACAGGTTCTTGAGGGGCTGGATGCGGGGATGCCCCTGGATGCCGTGACGGTGGACCTGCGGGACGCCATGGATGCTCTGGGAGAGATTACCGGAGAGGTAACAAGCGCAGAGGTCCTGGAGGACATGTTCTCCAGGTTCTGTGTAGGCAAGTGA
- the mnmG gene encoding tRNA uridine-5-carboxymethylaminomethyl(34) synthesis enzyme MnmG — MDHEIIVVGGGHAGIEAALACARLGFRTLMITQHLDAIGRLSCNPAVGGLSKGNIVREVDALGGEMGLLIDASMIQFRILNRRRGPAVQAPRAQADKYLYARLAKEHLEMQKDLDLFQDTVTGLVYDGPGTPVRGVLTERGRRFEAKAVVLTTGTFMEGKIFIGPYTASGGRLGEPAAVGLGSYLRSAGFSVSRLKTGTPARVARSSIDFSKVEEQPGDEEMLPFSFRNASVSRPSESCYITYTNRRTHELIQKNMEFSPLYSGKIVGVGPRYCPSIEDKVVRFPDRERHQIFIEPEGYMSEEMYLNGISSSLPETVQEEFLRTLPGLENVRVMRPGYAVEYDFLDPRQLFPSLEAKAAPGLFIAGQTNGTSGYEEAACQGLVAGINAARKLQGREPIVLSRADAYTGVLIDDLVTLGTEEPYRMFTSRAEYRLSLRHDNVDLRLADTAVEIGLLGPDALERLEEKRHGIDEIKELLRKRRLDESMLTAPDSPLAQHIGKSLFALMKTPEGDPGLLQSMELKEAGRGYYPREWLSIAALDIKYEGYIQRQERQVARFRKMENIRIPDSFDYAAVEGISTESRQKLLQIKPLSVGQASRISGVRNSDIAVLLVYLGRRKEP; from the coding sequence ATGGACCACGAGATAATTGTTGTCGGCGGGGGACACGCCGGAATTGAAGCTGCCCTGGCCTGCGCCAGGCTGGGGTTCAGGACCCTTATGATCACCCAGCATCTGGATGCCATCGGAAGGCTCTCCTGTAATCCTGCTGTGGGAGGACTTTCCAAGGGAAACATCGTCCGGGAGGTGGATGCCCTGGGGGGTGAAATGGGCCTTTTAATCGATGCCAGCATGATTCAGTTCCGCATTCTCAACCGGCGCCGGGGACCTGCGGTACAGGCCCCAAGGGCCCAGGCCGACAAGTATCTCTACGCCCGGCTGGCAAAGGAACATCTCGAGATGCAGAAGGATCTGGATCTATTCCAGGATACCGTTACCGGGCTGGTCTACGACGGTCCCGGTACGCCCGTCAGAGGAGTGCTGACCGAAAGGGGACGCCGTTTCGAAGCGAAGGCTGTTGTGCTCACCACCGGAACCTTCATGGAAGGGAAGATTTTTATCGGGCCTTACACTGCTTCCGGAGGCCGGCTGGGGGAACCCGCCGCTGTGGGACTGGGGAGCTATCTGCGTTCAGCGGGCTTCAGCGTCAGCCGGCTGAAAACCGGTACCCCCGCCAGGGTCGCCCGCTCGAGTATCGACTTCAGCAAGGTCGAGGAACAGCCCGGAGACGAGGAAATGCTTCCCTTTTCCTTCCGCAACGCCTCCGTCTCCAGGCCCTCCGAATCCTGCTATATTACCTATACCAACCGGCGGACCCATGAGCTCATTCAGAAGAACATGGAGTTCTCGCCCCTCTATTCCGGCAAGATAGTCGGGGTCGGACCCCGGTATTGCCCTTCCATCGAGGACAAGGTGGTACGCTTTCCCGACCGTGAACGGCATCAGATATTCATCGAGCCCGAAGGGTACATGAGCGAAGAGATGTATCTGAACGGGATTTCCTCCTCCCTGCCGGAGACGGTTCAGGAGGAATTCCTGCGTACCCTGCCGGGGCTGGAGAATGTACGGGTAATGCGTCCCGGCTACGCGGTGGAATACGATTTTCTCGATCCCAGGCAGCTTTTTCCGAGCCTGGAAGCCAAAGCGGCCCCGGGACTCTTTATCGCCGGACAGACCAACGGTACCTCCGGCTACGAGGAGGCGGCCTGCCAGGGACTGGTGGCGGGAATAAACGCGGCCCGGAAGCTCCAGGGCAGGGAACCGATTGTTCTCTCCCGGGCGGACGCCTATACCGGGGTTCTGATTGACGATCTTGTGACCCTGGGGACCGAAGAACCGTACCGGATGTTCACCTCCCGGGCGGAGTACCGCCTGTCTCTGAGGCACGACAATGTGGATCTGCGCCTGGCGGATACGGCGGTGGAAATCGGACTCCTGGGACCTGACGCCCTGGAGCGGCTTGAAGAGAAGCGACATGGAATAGACGAGATCAAGGAGCTGCTCCGTAAGAGGCGTCTGGATGAATCCATGCTCACTGCCCCGGACTCTCCCCTGGCGCAGCATATCGGAAAGAGCCTTTTCGCGCTTATGAAGACCCCCGAAGGGGACCCCGGGCTGCTCCAGTCCATGGAACTGAAGGAAGCCGGGCGGGGATACTATCCCCGGGAGTGGCTCAGCATCGCCGCCCTGGATATCAAATATGAGGGCTATATCCAGAGACAGGAGCGGCAGGTAGCCCGTTTTCGGAAGATGGAGAACATCCGGATCCCGGATAGTTTCGATTACGCGGCGGTGGAAGGCATATCCACCGAATCCAGGCAGAAGCTGTTGCAGATCAAGCCCCTCAGTGTGGGGCAGGCCTCCAGGATTTCCGGGGTCAGAAACAGCGATATTGCCGTGCTGCTGGTATATCTAGGACGGAGAAAAGAACCATAA
- the rsmG gene encoding 16S rRNA (guanine(527)-N(7))-methyltransferase RsmG has protein sequence MDHRELLAEGLVSLGLEYREEELEALLAYIRELLFWNRRFNLIRSQESELVRRHIIDALAAVPIIRRSVDRKARFADVGSGAGIPGIPLAIFLPEAELLLIERSGKRAGFLRSALVAAGLARRSEVIHSDVRSCGVEADAVVMRAFKPLPEALPLVLPLMRPGGSLFAFHGRRETIQKELEDPLVREFHWILHSLPPGPEGEERHLLQGSYNST, from the coding sequence ATGGACCATAGAGAACTTCTGGCGGAGGGACTTGTTTCCCTGGGTCTCGAATACCGGGAAGAGGAACTTGAGGCTCTGCTCGCGTACATCAGGGAGCTGCTGTTCTGGAACAGACGTTTTAACCTGATCCGGAGTCAGGAGTCCGAACTGGTTCGCAGGCATATTATCGATGCCCTGGCGGCGGTTCCGATCATACGCCGTTCCGTGGACCGGAAGGCCCGCTTTGCTGATGTCGGTTCCGGTGCCGGTATCCCCGGAATACCCCTGGCGATCTTTCTTCCCGAGGCGGAGCTGCTGCTTATTGAACGTTCGGGAAAACGGGCGGGATTCCTCCGCAGTGCCCTGGTGGCAGCGGGCCTTGCCAGGCGCTCAGAGGTAATTCACAGCGATGTACGCTCCTGCGGGGTAGAGGCCGATGCGGTGGTCATGCGGGCCTTTAAACCCCTCCCCGAGGCTCTTCCCCTGGTTCTTCCCCTTATGAGACCCGGGGGAAGCCTCTTCGCCTTTCACGGACGCCGGGAGACGATTCAGAAGGAGCTCGAGGATCCCCTGGTACGGGAATTCCACTGGATCCTCCATTCTCTGCCGCCGGGACCTGAGGGCGAAGAGCGGCATCTGCTTCAGGGAAGCTACAATTCCACCTGA
- a CDS encoding prepilin peptidase, whose protein sequence is MEDCFVRGLILYSLWLLPVSWFDITRRRIPDVFSFGCLLSLIALMIITGCRPWLPSLVSAAAASGFLLLLRALTSRSIGLGDVKFAASSGALLPGLQWLPALSIASLSALLVFIPLLISGRIGRRFRVPFGPFIGIGTMAAALLAAERFSPAGF, encoded by the coding sequence ATGGAGGACTGCTTTGTCCGGGGATTAATCCTCTACAGTCTCTGGCTGTTGCCGGTATCCTGGTTCGATATTACCCGCCGGAGAATCCCGGATGTATTCTCCTTTGGCTGCCTGCTGAGTCTTATTGCCCTGATGATCATCACGGGCTGCCGTCCATGGCTTCCTTCGCTGGTGAGCGCTGCGGCGGCCTCGGGTTTTCTTCTGCTCCTGCGGGCACTGACATCCCGCAGTATAGGCCTCGGGGACGTCAAGTTCGCTGCGTCCAGCGGGGCCCTGCTGCCGGGTCTCCAGTGGCTTCCGGCCTTGTCCATAGCCTCCCTTTCCGCCCTGCTCGTCTTTATTCCCCTGCTGATCAGCGGACGCATCGGGCGACGGTTCCGGGTACCCTTCGGTCCCTTTATCGGAATAGGGACAATGGCAGCAGCACTGCTTGCAGCGGAGAGATTCAGTCCTGCGGGGTTTTAG
- a CDS encoding tetratricopeptide repeat protein: protein MDVLVFLIPFTIVVFGAGILLVLSKSDGKAEKRQSGRKIRNKDRNQIIKDSNRRLAQNPKDADALLALGELYFSEQVFDKAMRTFEVLIDLCATNKQLDEFDITLKYALSALRLKHYEEAYKSLVIARTMNPDVFEVNYNLGYLEYLKKNYEKAVQLLTNARKEKGEHVPTLRYLGHSLFRMNKFNEAVGILRKTIDLEPDDKESLFAIAQCYHELGQNDNAIKIFTHLRADPALGPSAALFAGSIRMNQHQYDKAMLDFEIGLRHQNIPEKTLLELKYRLASAYIRQQEIGSALRLLEEIHSVQPVYRDVPNLLRKYRELHGNQNLQTYLIAGTSDFVTLCRKVVSTFFPKAKVKIVDVSVQKSEYADILAEVSTSKWEDLVLFRFVRTTNTVGELVLRDLYSRSKEVKAGRGFCLSAGDFSDGAHQFVEARLIDLIEKEDLMKRMNQVGHSRSAT from the coding sequence ATGGATGTCCTTGTTTTTTTGATACCCTTTACTATTGTTGTATTCGGTGCCGGAATCCTTCTGGTCCTTTCCAAAAGCGACGGTAAGGCGGAAAAACGGCAGTCCGGACGGAAGATCAGGAACAAAGACAGAAACCAGATCATCAAGGACTCCAACCGGCGGCTGGCCCAGAATCCGAAGGACGCCGATGCCCTGCTGGCCCTGGGAGAACTCTACTTCTCGGAACAGGTATTCGACAAGGCCATGCGGACCTTCGAGGTGCTGATCGATCTTTGCGCCACAAATAAACAGCTCGACGAGTTTGATATTACCCTGAAGTACGCCCTGTCGGCCCTTCGCCTGAAGCATTACGAAGAGGCCTACAAGAGTCTTGTAATCGCGCGAACCATGAATCCCGATGTATTCGAGGTCAATTACAACCTGGGATACCTGGAATACCTTAAGAAGAACTATGAAAAAGCCGTCCAGCTTCTGACCAACGCACGCAAGGAGAAGGGAGAACATGTTCCCACCCTTCGTTACCTGGGGCACAGTCTCTTTCGAATGAACAAGTTCAACGAGGCGGTGGGCATTCTCCGCAAGACCATCGATCTGGAACCCGACGACAAGGAATCCCTCTTTGCCATTGCCCAGTGCTATCATGAGCTGGGGCAGAACGACAACGCCATCAAGATTTTCACCCATCTGCGGGCAGATCCCGCCCTGGGCCCCAGCGCGGCCCTGTTCGCGGGCAGCATTCGCATGAACCAGCACCAGTACGACAAGGCCATGCTGGACTTCGAAATAGGACTGCGGCATCAGAACATCCCGGAGAAGACCCTCCTGGAACTGAAATACCGCCTGGCTTCGGCTTACATACGGCAGCAGGAAATCGGCTCGGCTCTGAGACTCCTGGAGGAGATCCACTCCGTTCAGCCGGTGTACCGGGATGTTCCCAACCTGCTGCGCAAGTATCGTGAACTCCACGGAAACCAGAATCTGCAGACCTACCTGATTGCGGGCACTTCGGATTTTGTCACCCTCTGCCGCAAGGTGGTCAGCACCTTTTTTCCCAAGGCGAAGGTCAAGATTGTAGACGTCTCGGTTCAGAAGAGCGAATACGCCGACATCCTGGCAGAGGTCAGCACATCAAAATGGGAGGACCTGGTCCTCTTCCGCTTTGTGCGTACTACCAACACTGTGGGGGAACTCGTTCTCAGGGACCTCTACTCCCGCAGCAAGGAGGTAAAGGCCGGAAGGGGATTCTGCCTAAGCGCCGGGGATTTCTCCGATGGTGCTCATCAGTTTGTTGAAGCACGGCTGATTGACCTGATAGAAAAAGAGGATCTCATGAAGCGCATGAACCAGGTGGGGCACTCCCGCAGCGCCACCTGA
- a CDS encoding Hsp70 family protein, translating into MSSVSDTTTGTIGIKVADGAYYPILQEGSSAKKRLVLTTVKDNQPSVQIDLYKGRGDEIEDAVYIGSLVIEDIEPAAAGDPEIELTLGLDSENNLSATAGDKSTGDTQSLSVSLESLDNLGIYDIPEFDLEEEFSPDDVLSREEETRLRDDYPEDEPRRLPRERRSRLRILAMILLFIGLAMLAAFLLYSYFETRNTGAGIVPSPAAGEPAAEAPPAPVSPPLVEKEAPREVPPDPPKAPREPAAVPGEGVWYQLQWGDTLWDLSSSFYRDPFRYGQIAAENEIENPDLIFAGRDIYIPDPRR; encoded by the coding sequence ATGAGTTCCGTAAGTGATACAACTACCGGTACAATCGGGATTAAAGTCGCTGATGGCGCGTATTATCCAATACTGCAGGAGGGAAGTTCGGCTAAGAAACGGCTTGTACTTACCACTGTCAAGGACAATCAGCCCAGTGTGCAGATCGACCTGTACAAGGGGCGGGGTGACGAAATAGAGGACGCTGTCTATATCGGCAGTCTTGTGATTGAGGACATTGAACCGGCAGCCGCCGGTGATCCGGAAATAGAGCTGACCCTTGGCCTGGACAGCGAAAATAATCTGTCCGCCACCGCCGGAGACAAATCAACCGGAGATACCCAGTCGCTGAGCGTCAGTCTTGAATCCCTGGATAATCTGGGGATTTACGATATTCCGGAGTTTGATCTGGAAGAAGAGTTCAGCCCCGACGATGTTCTGTCCAGGGAGGAAGAGACCCGTCTGCGGGACGACTATCCCGAGGATGAACCCCGCAGGCTGCCCAGGGAGCGGCGAAGCCGCCTGCGCATACTGGCCATGATTCTCCTGTTTATCGGACTTGCCATGCTGGCGGCTTTTCTTCTGTACAGCTATTTTGAGACCCGGAACACCGGGGCTGGTATTGTTCCTTCACCGGCAGCCGGGGAACCCGCCGCCGAAGCCCCACCCGCACCGGTTTCTCCTCCCCTGGTGGAAAAGGAGGCCCCCAGGGAGGTTCCGCCGGACCCTCCTAAAGCTCCCCGGGAGCCCGCTGCTGTTCCCGGAGAGGGAGTATGGTATCAGCTTCAGTGGGGGGATACCCTCTGGGACCTCTCTTCCAGCTTTTATCGCGATCCCTTCCGCTACGGTCAGATCGCCGCTGAAAACGAGATCGAAAACCCTGACCTGATCTTTGCCGGGCGGGATATCTACATACCCGATCCCCGCCGATAA
- a CDS encoding flagellar assembly lytic transglycosylase, producing MIPAISSVKKVPLPLFSLLIPLFMLCISCCGSPTIWGYPEQDFRSRLVSGTLPQLHEEDISRLSFSELNQLGPGAPLFLSYFPFADAGAPLRLRLYQAELGEEPYASFALELLIRDLLASEDYRLIQDLEDEIPPRYHEFYPWRRSRVSAAYWLRQDEEAAEMLDELVRDFPEQVEADRELVLMKTVLEQRTGREDWRNSFVSFFRDFPAGPHHVRAWDYLRIEGLLDGFGPEEQRLLRGVDLVARGEKVRGFELLQGLFDGARTEEFLSSGTLQTIAMAADTPGRTGEVLELYGRISEELPGFSREIRELSAFLLRRIGRHREAHTLFKSLVQEGDQRFLWYAFSSLVRSDTAAALGELPFLVSEMEEPSYFSDVLAELCQRMARYRNWTGIVRAYRILDGSVAAGVLSPYAYISARAAMTGLSDLPMDLPPADILQRLGRGEYPGSGGDVAPEGSSDSYYRLLAAVLSAYNPEPESRPSVPEVEAGRLDPLVLGLLSFGLTDEALEITNNGDSGTSSSAAAAVVEALYGEDRYEEGLRLLLRRAIPMEERFFYPRAFEKETENLAEEQAVPAWLLFSLVRQESLFNPAALSHAGAVGLTQLMPSTAGDAARRLGMESPGDLSDPEVNLRLGAWYLGHMMERTDSLADALAAYNAGITRLRRWRRQAGGLPDDLFIETIPFEETRDYVKRLLVSSWNYGYLYYRLGGNELVSRYFPRL from the coding sequence GTGATACCCGCCATCAGTTCTGTAAAGAAAGTTCCCTTGCCTCTGTTCAGCCTGCTCATTCCCCTGTTCATGCTCTGTATCTCCTGCTGTGGTTCTCCCACAATCTGGGGCTACCCTGAACAGGATTTCCGCAGCCGTCTTGTCTCCGGTACTCTTCCCCAGCTGCATGAAGAGGACATCTCCCGGCTTTCTTTTTCCGAACTGAATCAGCTGGGACCCGGCGCCCCCCTGTTTCTCTCCTACTTTCCCTTTGCGGATGCCGGGGCCCCCTTGCGGCTGCGTCTGTACCAGGCGGAACTGGGGGAGGAGCCCTACGCATCCTTCGCACTTGAGCTTCTGATCCGCGACCTGCTTGCTTCGGAGGATTATCGCCTCATTCAGGATCTCGAGGATGAAATTCCCCCCCGCTACCATGAGTTTTACCCCTGGCGACGATCACGGGTGAGCGCAGCCTACTGGCTGCGGCAGGACGAAGAGGCGGCGGAAATGCTGGATGAGCTGGTCAGGGACTTTCCCGAACAGGTTGAGGCTGACCGGGAACTGGTGCTCATGAAGACCGTTCTGGAACAACGTACCGGCAGGGAAGACTGGCGTAACTCCTTTGTGTCTTTTTTTCGGGATTTCCCCGCCGGGCCCCACCATGTGCGTGCCTGGGACTACCTGAGAATCGAGGGGCTGCTGGACGGATTCGGCCCGGAGGAGCAGCGCCTTTTGCGGGGAGTGGACCTGGTGGCCCGGGGCGAAAAGGTTCGGGGCTTTGAGCTTCTGCAGGGTCTTTTTGACGGAGCGAGGACGGAAGAATTCCTCTCCTCCGGTACCCTGCAGACCATTGCCATGGCGGCGGATACCCCCGGCAGGACAGGGGAAGTCCTGGAGCTCTATGGTCGTATTTCCGAAGAGCTTCCCGGGTTCAGCAGGGAGATCAGGGAGCTGTCTGCCTTCCTGCTGCGAAGAATCGGCCGTCATCGTGAGGCCCACACTCTTTTCAAGAGCCTTGTACAGGAGGGGGATCAGCGTTTCCTCTGGTACGCCTTTTCGTCCCTGGTTCGCTCTGATACCGCAGCTGCCCTGGGAGAACTCCCTTTTCTTGTGTCTGAAATGGAAGAGCCTTCCTACTTCTCCGATGTGCTGGCTGAACTCTGCCAGCGGATGGCACGCTACCGGAACTGGACAGGAATTGTCAGGGCTTACCGCATTCTCGATGGTTCGGTGGCGGCGGGTGTATTGAGTCCCTACGCCTATATTTCCGCCCGGGCAGCAATGACAGGGCTCAGCGATTTACCCATGGATCTGCCTCCTGCGGATATTCTCCAGCGCCTCGGCCGGGGTGAGTATCCCGGGAGCGGCGGGGATGTCGCCCCGGAGGGCTCCTCCGATTCCTACTATCGTTTACTGGCGGCGGTCCTGAGCGCTTATAATCCAGAGCCGGAGTCCCGGCCTTCTGTGCCGGAAGTTGAAGCCGGGAGACTCGATCCCCTGGTTCTCGGACTGCTGAGTTTCGGTCTGACGGATGAGGCCCTGGAGATTACGAACAATGGAGACAGCGGGACTTCAAGCTCCGCAGCTGCAGCTGTTGTGGAAGCCCTGTATGGAGAAGATCGCTACGAGGAGGGGCTTCGCCTGCTCCTTCGCAGAGCGATCCCCATGGAGGAACGCTTTTTTTATCCCCGGGCTTTTGAAAAGGAGACGGAAAACCTTGCGGAGGAGCAGGCGGTACCGGCATGGCTTCTCTTTTCCCTGGTCCGGCAGGAGAGTCTTTTCAATCCCGCGGCACTCTCCCACGCCGGGGCAGTCGGCCTTACCCAGCTGATGCCCTCCACGGCAGGGGATGCGGCCCGGCGACTGGGTATGGAATCCCCTGGAGATCTCTCTGATCCGGAGGTCAACCTGCGCCTTGGTGCCTGGTATCTGGGCCACATGATGGAACGTACCGACAGCCTGGCGGATGCCCTCGCCGCCTATAATGCCGGCATTACCCGCCTTCGCCGGTGGCGAAGGCAGGCGGGCGGGCTCCCGGATGATCTTTTCATTGAGACCATCCCCTTTGAGGAGACCAGGGATTATGTAAAGCGGCTGCTTGTGTCATCCTGGAATTACGGGTATCTTTACTACCGCCTTGGCGGGAACGAGCTCGTGAGCCGCTATTTTCCCCGCTTATAA
- a CDS encoding undecaprenyl-diphosphate phosphatase encodes MTFFEAVFLGFLQGITEFLPVSSSGHLVIARQFLEIRDIPVLFDVLLHISTLLVVCLVFRKTLLRLVTSFVRLLGAKKVDADDRGSILAIIVATFVTAVLGLGIESLSPGENPVLVAVLFLVTGIILFLPRIFSWGGEDRTPGIKTGLIVGAAQGLGVFPGISRSGITITASLGAGLSRERAGEFAFIISIPAILGALVLTLRDLESLSGRIDLLSLAGGMLASFLVGYVSLRLLLRLVRGGNLHYFSFYLVPLSLISLLIL; translated from the coding sequence GTGACATTTTTCGAAGCCGTTTTTCTGGGATTTCTGCAGGGGATTACCGAATTCCTTCCCGTATCCAGTTCGGGGCATCTGGTCATTGCCCGGCAATTCCTCGAAATCCGGGACATCCCGGTCCTTTTTGATGTTCTTCTTCATATCTCCACCCTTCTTGTGGTGTGCCTGGTATTCAGAAAAACCCTCCTGCGTCTTGTAACAAGCTTTGTGCGGCTTCTGGGAGCAAAGAAGGTTGATGCCGACGACAGGGGCAGCATCCTGGCGATTATCGTTGCGACCTTCGTTACCGCGGTACTGGGCCTGGGGATCGAATCCCTCTCCCCAGGAGAGAACCCTGTTCTTGTTGCGGTACTTTTTCTTGTCACCGGTATTATACTGTTTCTGCCGCGGATTTTTTCCTGGGGGGGAGAAGACAGAACTCCGGGGATAAAAACGGGCCTGATTGTGGGGGCGGCCCAGGGACTGGGGGTTTTCCCCGGTATTTCCCGTTCCGGTATAACCATAACAGCCTCCCTGGGAGCCGGTCTGTCCAGGGAACGGGCAGGGGAGTTCGCCTTTATCATCTCCATCCCGGCAATTCTGGGGGCCCTCGTCCTTACCCTGCGGGACCTGGAAAGTCTCAGCGGCAGAATCGATCTTCTGAGCCTGGCGGGGGGAATGCTTGCATCCTTCCTGGTGGGTTATGTCAGTCTCAGACTCCTCCTGCGCCTTGTAAGGGGGGGGAATCTGCACTATTTCAGCTTCTACCTGGTCCCCTTGAGCCTGATCAGTCTGCTGATACTCTGA